ATAAACCTAATGCATTTCATTTATTTAGAGGttcattttgtctttatttttaaggTATTATATTGTTTGTCTCCTTAATATTGTTAGTTATATAAGTATATTACCCAATATTAAACCACTATAGCATCCCTAGAATTAAAAATAGTAGTGAGAATAAGGGTTAAAAATACCAAGATTTAGTTTGTACAATCTCTTCTTAGGAATTTTGCAATTATTTGCTAAGTGGAAAATGACCTAATAATTCTACTCCAGTAATCTATCTTTGAATAAAAGTCTTTCACATACAAATAAATATGCACATATTTCTTAATTGTACAGTTTTTATAGTAGTAATTAACCAGGAAAAGTACAATTTTTATTTGCAGAATGTTATGTATAACATACCATTTATTCACTCATACACATATAATTATAAGACAACAAGCAAACTTTACCTATACCagcatcttttattttatttaaaaattctaaagCAAAATGGCAAGAATATAGTTATTTGTTTATAGGAATAATAAGCATAAAATACatattatatttttctgtattgttaaaacttttcaaaatattttaaaaagcactttGTGTCTACTCCTTCCCATTAACGAAGTGTTCAGTAAGATATgaacttcatgtttttcttccacTCTTACTTTTTTCCCAGcactcactttaaaaaaaaaaaaaatatcataaTATCTCTTCTTAGCCATCTAGGATATTTTTCTTGATACCTGATTTCAAAAATGTTAGTTTAAGTTATTCTGCCTGAGTCTGCTTTATCTATCTAGAGCAATATGAGAGTGTTTCTTTTGGGTCCCCCTTTGTTACCAGAGCTCTGCATTTGTAATACCCTTATAAATGTCCAAAGATAGATGGCTTAACAGATATGTTTGTATATTCAGCTACGTGAAGCCAAAAGAAGTAGGTCAGTTGAGAGCTAGCAGCAACCATTCATTACACTATCTTTGAACTCTTTATTTCCCAATCTGTTAAATCCACAGGCCCATTGTATGCTCCATTGAAGAAGTTCCCAAATATATGGACTCTTCTTACATTTCAGGAAAAATAGAGGTGGAATGCCATCTCAATTTGGCCATCAGACTGGGACTTTTAGCAGCAAATACGATCGACTTCCAGATTTTCAATTCTCTCTAATGATCTACTCAATTTTGCTTCTCTGGGTCCTGTTTCTCAATCAGAAAACCATTTAAccctttcttcacttttttttttttgcacatacaTGCCCCTTAGCATTATGCAACATAGAAATAGAATTCATATTGAAAGGAGCCTTTTCTTCGCCTCTGGAAGACCAATAAATCtgctcaaaatttaaaaaattgttaagaACTTCCACATCCTGTGACCAACTGAGATATACACCTTTCTCCAGATTAGTGCCGATATGGAttgcttcaatttttttcagaCATCTTGATTTCTAGCTGATATTCTTCATAATCTCTGATAAGAAACaatagctattctttttttttaattttggtttaattattcaatattttgtatttgcttttcACATTTCAGTGGTTTTCAGGAAGCAGAGTTAACTAAATGTGTATTTTGTCTCTCAACTTTATCTCACAAATTTTaatctattttaattttattttaggtaACGTATGTCAACAGACAAACAAATGGAAAGACGAAATCACTCAATGGTGTCTAAGTTTATTTTGCTGGGACTCACAGAGTCTCATGAGttacaaattttctttttcttatttttttccattatttacATAGCCATCGTGTTAGCCAACCTCACCATTATCTTTGTAGTGAAACTGGACCCTCAATTGCACTCTCCCATGTACTTTCTACTGGCCAATCTCTCCTTTATTGACATGTCCCTGGCCTCGTTTGCTACTCCCAAGATGATCTTTGACTTTCTTAGTGAATGTAAGTCCATCTCTTATGAAGGCTGCATGACCCAGATGTTTTTCCTTCACCTTTTAGGTGGAAGTGAGATGATGTTGCTTGTAGCCATGGCAATTGATAGATATGTTGCCATTTGCAAACCCCTCCGTTACAAAACTATCATGAGCCATAGTGCTTGCATCAGGCTTGCACTTCTCTCCTGGACCACCGGTTTTATGCACACCTTGAGCCAAATGATTTTCACAGTGACCTTGCcattctgtggccccaatgtcgTGGACAGTTTCTTTTGTGATCTTCCTCAGGTCATCAAACTTGCCTGCACTGATACTTACATCTTCGAACTGTTGGTCATTGCAGACAGTGGAGTACtctctttgttctgtttcaaCTTTCTGCTCATTTCCTATAGCATCATCCTGTTTAAAGTCCAGCATCGCTCCTCCAGTGGGTCTTCCAAGGCTTTGTCAACTCTTTCAGCCCACATCACAGTAGTGGTACTGTTCTTTGGACCTTGTATCTTTATCTATGTGCAGCCATTCAGCAGTATTTCTATAGATaagattctctctgtgttttataCAATTTTTACACCCCTTTTAAATCCAGTCATCTACACATTAAGAAAtaaagacatgaagaaagcaattaaaaaaataaagaccaaGCGTGTGAGTTCCAGATCAACCTTTTAACTGAGATATTATAATCGTCAAAGATGATGTCATCATCATTATCTCTGTCAAAAGCCATTAAAGTGTAGGGTTTTGTACTAAACAACATGTCATACTTTGGTAAATTATAACTCTTCCCTACACAAGCATATATGCAATAAAACACCTTGAATTGTGCCTATAAACTATTGGAATATAATATTATTCACTTATGTTGTAATTTTAAGCTTTTCTTTCAACTACATTTTTTTatgaactggagccctggtggcacagtggttaagagctcagctgctaatcaaatgattggcagttggaatccaccagctgctccttggaaacacaattgagcagttctactccaccttatagggttgctataagtcagaatcaactcaacggcaagggcTTGGGTTTCTTGATTTCTATCAGCTACATTAGATTCTAACTACCATTTATTGATTTCTTACCAAGAATGTGGCATTTTGCATGCATTTTATCTTATCTTCAGAACATGGACAATAACTACTAgaacttaaaacaaaaattactaGTACTAGATTCTGGAATCAGATCATatttatctacctatgtaacctaTACTTTTCTAATTAAGAGTATTTTTCTACCTAGATTTTAATAACATTAATAAAGTTTTTGTTTCCTATACCTTACTTTAGAGatcataaccaaaaaccaaaccaaattaattaccttcaagttgattctgactcatggcaacctcatgtgttacagagtagaactgcttcacagtttttttttttttttaattgtgctgtaggaaagtttacagctgaagataatttcccattcaaaaatttatatggaTATTGTTTTGTGAGAATTGTTGTAAtccttacaatgtgacagcacactctccctttccacactGGGTTCTCTGCATTtgttcatccagttcctgtctcttTTTGCCTTCTCGTCATGCTTTTGGGTAGGAGTtgttcatttggtctcatatatttgattgaactaagaagtacgttcctcacatgtgccattttttgttttatagacttgtctaatctttgtctgaaaagtgagcctcaggaatggtttcagttcttagTTAGCAGATTGTCCAAGGGCCATAATCTCGGGGGTTCCTTCCATCCCTGTCacatcagtaagtctggtctttttccatgaatttgaacatttttctccagtcctgTCTGGGACTTTTTGTTCtgaccctgtcagagcagttggtggtggtagccgggcactgtaTAGTTCTCCTGGGCCCAGTCTGGTGGAATTTCTGGTTCATGTAGtactttagtcctttggactaacattttccttgtgtctttggttttcttcattctcctttggtctggACACGATGGGCccaatagatgtatcttggaTGACAgatcacaagcttttaggaccccagatgctactcacaaaagtaggatgtagtacattttctttataaacaatgatatgccaattgacctagaagtcctctgagactatggtcccaagtcCCCACCCCAGTTACTCTGTTCCTTAAAATGTTTGattgtgtctaggaaacttctatgcttttgctttggtccagttgtgctgacttcccctatattgtgtgttgtctttcccttcattgaAGTCGACACTTgcctactctctagttagtgatttctcctccttcaccctccccaccctcataacagtcaaagaattttttttttctgtgtgtaaacctttccttgagttcttataatagtggtctcatacagtatttatccttttatgattgacttatttcactcagcatgatgccctgcAGATTCAgtcatgtcgtgagatgtttcagagtcatcattgttctttatacttgtgtagtattccattgtatgaatgtaccataatttgtttatccatctgtcaatggacatttaggttgtttccatctctttgctgttGTGGATactgctgaaatgaacatggaatatgtctattcatgtgatggctcttatttctctagggtgtattgctataagtgggattgctgaattgtacGGTATTTCTATAagtagctttttaagaaagtgtcatatcattttccaaagtggttgtaccgttttacattccctccagcagtgcataggagttccaatcgccccaaaacctctccaacatttgttattttgtgttttttggattagtgtcagtattgttggggtgagatggtatctcattacagttttgatttgcatttctctaatgactaatgattgccagcattttctcatgtgtcttggCCCACCTGaattcttctttagtaaagtgtctgttcatatcctttgcccatttttcaagtggattatttgtctttttgttgctgaggtgtcaaagtattttgtagattttagagattagacccttgtcagatgtatcatagccaaaaattttcttcccagtctgtagattgttTTTACTCTTTGctgaagtgttttgatgagcataagtgtttgatttttagaagctcccagttatctaatttttattatcattattatctaATTTCCCTttgggtagattccaactcatggggattccctgtgttacagagtacactggtccatagggttttcttggctgtaatctttatggaagcatataaTAGGAACTTTCTTTcccagcactgctgggtggatttgcacCACTAACCTTGAGGTTGGTAGCagagtgtaaaccatttgcaccacgcaggtaGCTTGATTGGTAATAAGACCCTTTGAAGTTCTTAGCCCAACCTAGCTTTCTGTTATCAAAAACTCTCCTTTCCTCAACCCCTCCACCAATGTATGGTTTAATTAGGACATACTAGATACTTTTTGTGAACTTAATGTGTCAGAATATTTTATTCTTGCATGCCTTTTTGCATATAATTAACTCtgcctaggatttttttttctttgtgcagCGTATTTATCTACTTACCATTAAAAGCACACTTGTCTCATTTGTGAGAAAGGTGGCCCCTTGTATGAGAAATTTGCAAACTCCAAAAAACAGAGTTCAACTTATTACAAACCTGTATCATCGTAGTTAGCAGTGGGTCATTTTGGGGTCAGTTTGCCAATGATTAGACTCTGAACCCCTGAGGACAGTCTTACATATGGTATAGACCCAGCAAAGTTTGGGGATTGCTGGATTTAATGCATATTTTCAAGGTCTCATTTTAACATTTGACAGCCAACTTATGAATGAAAAGTTTTCTTATTTGTTGCAGCAAAGTCTACACTATAAGTACTTACTCTGTCAGAGAATAAATGTGAAGCTGGAACACCTAAATTTTGTTCCCCAGAATTTGCTTAAAGCATAGGACCCAAATTCACTCAATAAATCCACCAAAAGCAAGACATTAAACTAGGAGTAGAAATGTATGCTAAACAAAAGCCCTGCTATCAAGAAATATACATTAAGATGGATACAGATCGACAGAATTAAATATTTCGGGTCAGCGGAGACATATTTTAAGAATCACAGAATTCTACTCTGACCAGTAATTTAGGGTGAATATTGAAGCAAGAAATAAAGAATGATTTAAGTAGGCAGTAGGGAACTTGGAAGAATGTTTAATTGGGTCAAAATCTACAGCTGAAACAAAGGAGACTGAGTTAAACGGTCAATTACTTAAACCCACAGTCCCAAAGTAGGGTGACTGCATCTCTTACTGGCTCTACACAATCGagttgtggggaaaaaaaacaagaacatttatttatttttgttttaatcggAAGGGATAAATGATATGAACTTTACTAATATTTAACAAACACATTATTTTTGGTCCCTAATTCAGTCTGTATATCACATAGCCATGTAttacatgttattgttgttaggtactatcaaatcaatttcaattcacagtgatcccatacaacagaatcgaactgccccacaggggtttTCTCGGcttaatcattatgggagcagatctccgggtctttctcccacaaaaccACTGTGTGAGTTTGAACcttcatccttttggttagcagcaaaacaattcttgcaccactggggctccttcatATATTGCATATGGTGTTAAAGTGTTTTGAGGAAAGGGtgggttaaccaaaaggtagaaggGTTGAGAGTGGTTCTCATTCATTTGCTTTGATTATATTGTTTTGTATTGCAGTTTAAGTGTGCCCAATTAAGGAATTTAAGGATAATATCTTAGTTTAACTTAATTCATTCTACAAAACATAAgtggtttaaattatttctttaaataaaccttGGATTGAAGATAATTCTAACTATTAAAATTCAAGGGAGCTACTTTAAAATTGCAGTTCAGACAATGCTATAATTGGTGTGAATCTTGTCAGCCAAATTACAAAGTAGAAGAAAAATGTGCTCTCAGGACAGACAATAAGTTAGCtaaaaaaattgtaaattatTAAGAAACGTTGTTTTACAATATGAATTTACTTTCATCGTTACTAAATGAAATTGACACAATCCGTATGGTACCTTGATATATCAGCTAGTGATGTTATAAAATCCTTATGACTAGCAAAgcattttaaaagtaaatatgcaaaacaaaactttatagttttctttgcaaAATTAAGTCATGTAATAacgttattttaaaatttaaacttttCACTAAATAAGCATTTGAATGTTTCTTAAtaaataacaaaagaacaaaaccgTATGCTACTGAGGAAATACATAAATTTCTGTCCCTGTGAAATGGTTAAAATAAGTGATGtgatgaaaaatattaaattaattcTTGTCAACAAACACTACTGAGAAGTGAGTGGAAACCATTTCTAATGATTTGAAAATCAAGCAatagaataaatttgtctttcaaGAAAGAGTTTTGTCTTATAATGTTACAAAAGAAAAGATATTTTGGACATTTACATTTATAAAAAAATCTTATCAACTGTAAATGACTTTTAATAAAAGCAGTGTTTATGACAGAAACGTACATTAAACTATGAGTTAAGTGTTGAGTTTGACTGGAATTAAATGAAGACTTGTGGATAAGTGACAGAGATATCATTCAATTTGAAAGCCATTCATGGCATTGTCAGCAAGTTATTGGAACAGACTTTGAAGGCTCTGGTATAGAGTGTAGCAGGATTGTCAGTATAATTAACTTTGTAAAAGCAACACATTGTGAAATTAGTATTTAATATTGTGTAACAAAATGGGTAAAGATTGTAAAACTTTTTTGGACCACATAGATATTCTCTGAAAGCCTCATAGCAAGATACCTAATCTAAAATTAAGCATTGATACTTTAGTGAGCACAAAATTGCTAACAGGACCACTAATACATAATATCAAGCTTTTAACTAttcaatgtatttttattttaacttcacCTTTCACAATTTTTATTTCATGAACATGCTTTATGTTGTATATAGTATATGCTTTTAGTAGTAAATGTATAAAATGTATCAATAAATTGCTTATATTGAAAAGGGTATGCTCAAAAAAAGTTTGGAGAGTATTGGTTTAAAAAACTACCCAACAAGTTGCAAAAAGACAGCTCCAGAGTAATGTGAAAGAAGCAAAGAGTCCACAAAAGGGAAGTATCCAAAAAAAGGATAATGTTAGTTGATTGGTTATGATATTGTAAGCGTAGACATCTTTGGTCTACACTTACTGTATCATAACCAATCAACTAACATTCTCCTTGGCTGTTTTAATCAAGCCATTGCCCAGAGAGAAGCACAACATATTATAGGGCCAGAAATTAAtcataaacatctctctggtCATGCCAGGGTAGCAGCCCCAGTGCTTTAACAACTCCCACTGATATTTGGATTCCCAGTGCTCCAGCAAATCTGCCACCAAAGTAGTACACATCTTTATAAAAGAAGCAAACAATTGTGTGCAGAATAATATGCAAGGCATCATACAGAAGGAAAAGCAGACTTTTAATGCTGAATAATCCCCTGAGCATGTTGTCTTTCAGGCTGTGCCTTTAGAGCAGGTAAGTGAAAATATTATAGAGAGCTAAAGAAGTTTAATACACCTAGGAtggtattttaattaattttatgttGGCTGGAAGGAAAGGATGAtggcttttctctcttttctttttttcctatctaatttttctgTATGAGCAAATTAGTGACAAAGTTAAGATCAGTTGATAAAAGTATCATTTCCTAGAATAAAACAATAGGAAATTTAACTTTGTTTCCTTCAAAATCTTTTTAATTAATGGACACCATAAATGTATCATTTCAAACTGATATGACCCATGAAATAACCTCAGGTTATGAAACACCTTGATGTGCTGGTATGTTTAAGGTTACATGCTCTCATCTCACCACCTATTATTTATCAAATAGAAATAGTAAAATATCAGTGCTAACTGtggctaattttctttttgttcttttcataCTTAAAGAACATCTGAAACTTTTTTGAATTGAGTAAATGGATCTTAAAAATGAATCTGTAGTGGTTGAGTTTATTTTTCTAGGCTTTTCTGGGCCATGGAAAAttcagattttcttctttgtgaCATTTTCCTTGATCTACGGTGCAACTGTTATGGGGAATATTCTCGTTATGGCCACAGTGACATTTAGCTCCACCCTTCGTTCTCCCTTGTacttcctccttggaaacctctcTTTTTTGGACATGTGTCCCTCCACGGTCACCACACCCAAGATGATCACAGACTTGCTCGCTGCACACAAGACCATTTCCTTGTGGGGCTGCATGGCCCAGATGTTCTTTGTGCACTTCTTTGGGGGTGCTGAGATGACTCTTCTGATAGCCATGGCCTTTGAGAGGTATGTTGACATATGTAAACCTCTGCACTACAGGACAATAATGAGCCCCaggctgctgagtgggtttgtgATACTTTCATGGACAATTGGTTTTATTCACACCATGAGCCAAATGATATTAAAAATGAACTTGCCTTTCTGTGGCCACAATAGCGTAGACAACATATTTTGTGACCTTCCCCTTGTGATCAAGCTTGCTTGTATTGAAACATATACCCTGGAATTATTTGTCATTGCTGATAGTGGACTGCTCTCATTTATCTGTTTCATCCTCCTTCTTGTCTCCTACACTGTCATTCTGGTCACAGTACGACAAAAGTCATCTGGAGGGCTTGCCAAGGCTCTGTCTACATTGTCTGCTCACATCATTGTGGTCACTCTGTTCTTTGGACCTTGTATCTTTATCTGTGCCTGGCCATTCAGTAGTTTTACAGGAAATAAAATCCTTGCTGTATTTTACACTGTTATTACACCCTTACTGAATCCTCTTATTTATACCctgagaaatcaaaaaatgcaagAAGCCATGAAAAAATTATGGTCCCAATATGTTAGCTCCACGTAGACCTTCTAGACTTCAGCACTACATAATTAACATAACTCAAACACTATGTAAAGATAATTCAAATAGATCATATATAATACATAGCTTTTTCTCATGTTAGAATCAAAACCaaagtagaaaaaataataaagtactaTAAATTCACATTTAATGCTGTTAGAACATATAATAATTAGTGATctacaacaaataaaaaacaaacaaaattattcAGTGCTTTTCCTGTAGACATTCAATAATATTtattaatgaagaaataaatctgAAAGAATAAGTGTCAGTATTATTGGAGATGATTTAAATAGATATGGATTATTAAATGACACTCATAAACATACCTATCATACCTATTATAAATTATAAGCTATCATTAATTGATGTACTTGGAACAAATCATGATTACCATGACAGGAA
The window above is part of the Loxodonta africana isolate mLoxAfr1 chromosome 10, mLoxAfr1.hap2, whole genome shotgun sequence genome. Proteins encoded here:
- the LOC100667859 gene encoding olfactory receptor 4K13-like, which encodes MSTDKQMERRNHSMVSKFILLGLTESHELQIFFFLFFSIIYIAIVLANLTIIFVVKLDPQLHSPMYFLLANLSFIDMSLASFATPKMIFDFLSECKSISYEGCMTQMFFLHLLGGSEMMLLVAMAIDRYVAICKPLRYKTIMSHSACIRLALLSWTTGFMHTLSQMIFTVTLPFCGPNVVDSFFCDLPQVIKLACTDTYIFELLVIADSGVLSLFCFNFLLISYSIILFKVQHRSSSGSSKALSTLSAHITVVVLFFGPCIFIYVQPFSSISIDKILSVFYTIFTPLLNPVIYTLRNKDMKKAIKKIKTKRVSSRSTF
- the LOC100668150 gene encoding olfactory receptor 4L1-like, translating into MDLKNESVVVEFIFLGFSGPWKIQIFFFVTFSLIYGATVMGNILVMATVTFSSTLRSPLYFLLGNLSFLDMCPSTVTTPKMITDLLAAHKTISLWGCMAQMFFVHFFGGAEMTLLIAMAFERYVDICKPLHYRTIMSPRLLSGFVILSWTIGFIHTMSQMILKMNLPFCGHNSVDNIFCDLPLVIKLACIETYTLELFVIADSGLLSFICFILLLVSYTVILVTVRQKSSGGLAKALSTLSAHIIVVTLFFGPCIFICAWPFSSFTGNKILAVFYTVITPLLNPLIYTLRNQKMQEAMKKLWSQYVSST